A genomic stretch from Chitinophaga agri includes:
- a CDS encoding zinc ribbon domain-containing protein, with amino-acid sequence MQPQLFCQSCTLPIDDIENRGTERDGSKSDLYCKYCYQAGAFTDPDMTLERMKEIAETEMRKNNLQENIIRQSIDMIPRLKRWQRSSLAGS; translated from the coding sequence ATGCAACCACAATTATTCTGTCAGAGTTGTACGCTTCCTATTGATGATATAGAAAACAGAGGCACTGAAAGGGATGGATCAAAAAGTGATTTGTATTGTAAATACTGTTATCAGGCTGGAGCGTTCACTGATCCTGATATGACGCTCGAACGAATGAAAGAGATAGCAGAAACGGAAATGAGAAAGAATAACTTACAGGAAAATATCATTCGTCAGTCCATTGACATGATACCCCGACTTAAAAGATGGCAGCGGTCTTCCTTAGCCGGTAGTTAA
- a CDS encoding lipase family protein, protein MNSENNAVAPGYRALALQFCFVASGENPEGNLSKLMPGWQMVWSSGQPRDPNYFFVAKDTNYTAEDVFVLAIRGSVMPTEDWDTLVDYILEDLNSVLWPWKYGGTAAAISAGGAIAFLEMEKVHNALKNSAPETLLDFLTKNAVGDRKRLIIAGHSLGGNLAKVYASYFMQMLKVSMQGKIYLITFAAPASGNAAFQADLNRKISSQEHCQNLNDIVPFYPTVAGLHAIGTLYRPGPRAANINMSYMDKHTKRMEKMNLQEFFDKLAVDFTIFNYQQPLTGYCTFLASPLLGTADELVDELKYWQLQTVRQHQIAVYAHLLGIDLPKRNTQTPAAEATV, encoded by the coding sequence ATGAACTCCGAAAACAATGCGGTTGCTCCCGGGTACAGAGCACTAGCCTTACAGTTTTGTTTTGTTGCTTCCGGTGAAAATCCTGAAGGAAATTTAAGTAAGCTGATGCCAGGCTGGCAAATGGTCTGGAGCAGTGGGCAACCACGTGATCCCAACTACTTTTTTGTGGCCAAGGACACTAATTATACGGCTGAGGATGTTTTTGTGCTTGCTATCAGAGGGTCCGTTATGCCTACCGAAGACTGGGATACATTAGTGGACTATATTCTGGAAGATCTGAATAGTGTACTGTGGCCATGGAAATACGGTGGTACCGCAGCCGCGATCAGCGCAGGCGGAGCCATTGCCTTCCTGGAAATGGAGAAAGTACATAATGCGTTGAAGAATAGTGCTCCTGAAACACTGCTTGACTTCCTCACGAAGAACGCAGTAGGAGATCGTAAGAGACTGATCATTGCAGGGCATAGTCTTGGGGGGAACCTCGCTAAAGTTTATGCTTCATACTTCATGCAGATGCTGAAAGTGTCGATGCAGGGAAAAATATACCTTATTACCTTTGCGGCACCCGCATCCGGCAATGCTGCATTTCAGGCTGATCTGAACAGAAAGATCTCTTCTCAGGAGCATTGCCAGAATTTAAATGATATAGTGCCTTTTTATCCAACAGTGGCAGGTCTTCATGCTATCGGTACTTTATACAGGCCAGGCCCACGTGCTGCTAACATCAACATGAGCTATATGGATAAGCATACAAAAAGAATGGAAAAGATGAATCTACAGGAATTCTTCGACAAGCTAGCCGTAGATTTTACAATATTTAATTATCAGCAACCGCTTACTGGGTACTGTACATTCCTTGCGTCTCCGCTGCTTGGTACGGCTGATGAATTAGTGGATGAATTGAAGTATTGGCAATTGCAGACAGTGCGTCAACATCAGATCGCTGTGTACGCGCATCTTCTTGGAATAGATCTTCCTAAGAGGAACACACAAACACCGGCTGCTGAAGCGACTGTTTAA
- a CDS encoding barstar family protein yields MKKQLVINGDHIHDIPSFYKEINRVFMQEEDWEIGNSLDAFDDLLYGGLGAIKGQEPVQLIWLHISKSKDALGYEATRNYYLEKLAPGSPFNKTHFTAQLSALEAGKGQTYFDIVLEIIAGHKNIALIKSSSK; encoded by the coding sequence ATGAAGAAGCAGCTTGTTATCAATGGAGACCATATACATGATATTCCTTCGTTCTACAAAGAGATCAATCGCGTATTCATGCAGGAAGAAGACTGGGAAATAGGTAATAGTCTGGATGCATTTGACGACCTGCTCTACGGAGGATTGGGTGCTATCAAAGGGCAGGAGCCGGTGCAGCTGATCTGGCTACATATCAGCAAGAGTAAGGATGCGTTAGGATATGAGGCTACGAGGAATTATTATCTGGAAAAACTGGCGCCGGGGTCACCGTTTAATAAGACGCATTTCACTGCGCAGTTGTCGGCATTGGAAGCGGGAAAGGGGCAAACTTATTTTGACATCGTGTTAGAGATCATTGCAGGGCATAAGAATATAGCATTGATAAAATCATCATCTAAATAG
- a CDS encoding baeRF3 domain-containing protein — translation MKPKMNKDLMDIISSTDRPSVSIIMPIETKPGSRKELAFHLQLSITAIEKELKHRNYPDDTIALMDNKLKTLIKSVNISGSRKGVVIYASPVSEHIYYLNTPVESQLYVDQPFKIRDFVKNIKEQQQYLVLVLSKANSRIILGNTSEFTTLINLETKDIDDIQYDLPERVSNFSDPSSSKDVATEKWLRYIDSKLEKFLKVYDLPIFLLGTEKMLGHFSKISHHRNRIVNYIHGNFDDADIYQLKSSLRPSVSDWKKVRDTHLLLQLRELFDNGKLACGIKDVWKKAFQKNGRLLVIEQNYRFQTRPGVLTKPGFTKESENTTTDSIDAVDEIIAQILSNGGDIKFVDDGMLEAYHHIALAGFH, via the coding sequence ATGAAACCGAAAATGAATAAAGACCTGATGGATATAATTTCCTCTACCGATCGGCCAAGTGTTTCCATTATCATGCCGATAGAAACCAAACCGGGCTCCCGGAAAGAGTTGGCGTTTCACCTGCAGTTATCGATAACTGCCATTGAAAAAGAGCTAAAACACCGCAATTATCCAGACGACACAATAGCACTCATGGATAACAAATTGAAAACCCTGATAAAATCCGTAAATATATCAGGTAGCCGGAAAGGGGTAGTGATATATGCATCTCCGGTTTCTGAGCACATATATTACCTCAACACGCCGGTAGAAAGTCAGCTGTATGTTGATCAACCTTTTAAGATACGAGATTTTGTCAAAAACATTAAGGAACAGCAACAATATCTTGTGTTGGTGCTAAGCAAGGCAAATAGCCGGATCATTCTGGGAAATACATCAGAGTTTACGACTCTTATCAATCTTGAGACGAAAGACATTGACGATATCCAATACGATTTACCGGAAAGGGTAAGTAACTTCTCTGATCCTTCTTCATCCAAAGACGTTGCTACAGAAAAATGGTTACGTTATATTGATTCAAAACTGGAAAAATTCCTCAAGGTCTACGACTTACCGATATTCCTTTTAGGAACAGAAAAGATGTTGGGGCATTTCTCTAAAATCAGCCATCATAGAAACCGGATTGTTAACTATATCCATGGCAACTTTGATGATGCTGACATCTATCAATTAAAGTCTTCGCTTCGACCATCCGTTTCAGACTGGAAAAAGGTAAGAGATACCCATCTTTTATTGCAGCTGCGGGAACTGTTTGATAATGGAAAGCTGGCATGCGGAATAAAAGATGTATGGAAAAAGGCGTTTCAGAAAAATGGGCGCTTGCTGGTAATAGAACAAAACTATAGATTTCAAACGCGACCCGGAGTATTGACAAAGCCTGGATTTACGAAAGAATCCGAAAATACCACTACCGATAGCATCGACGCTGTTGATGAAATAATAGCGCAAATATTGTCAAACGGTGGGGATATCAAATTTGTAGACGATGGTATGTTGGAGGCTTATCATCATATAGCGCTGGCAGGTTTTCATTGA
- a CDS encoding tetratricopeptide repeat protein has translation MKHNCLKMAAILMLFACSNVKSSKEQPSADIAAATISCATSSTMDKDWYTSGKKAPKLKGLEGIDFHISATHPGAREYFNQGMMLAYGFNHAEAARSFYEASRLDSTCAMAYWGFAYVLGPNYNAGMEEDNFQRAYAAAVKAQALSAKCMPKEIALINALVTRYAKEPPADRQPLDIAYAAAMKKVYEQFPTDPDIGALYAEALMDLHPWDLYDKKTKQPRAWTPELLSVLEHLIQINPRHPGAHHFYIHALEASATPEKALASAQALDTLVRGAGHLLHMSSHIYINTGDYHLGSLSNVQAVAADSSYTTACHAQGVYPLAYYPHNYHFLAATATLEGHSKLAWMAAKKLQAHTAEDVMRLPGWGTLQHYYTIPYYIAVKLGMWDTIFALPAPAEDLVYPQAIWHYARGMAYLGKNDIAEAQQEMGCLGKLARDTTLKDLTVWNINTIADLVRIAEKVLSAGIAAKQRKMDTAIALLREAVAMEDQLNYNEPPDWFFSVRHQLGAVLLKAGKYREAEEVYVRDLQIWRKNGWALIGLYHALTGQQKTSEAKRVRAAFDQSWRYADITIASSSEVIN, from the coding sequence ATGAAACACAACTGTTTAAAGATGGCGGCCATTTTAATGCTCTTTGCATGCAGTAATGTCAAGTCATCCAAAGAGCAGCCTTCTGCCGATATAGCAGCAGCTACGATCTCCTGTGCCACATCCAGCACCATGGACAAAGACTGGTATACTTCCGGTAAGAAGGCGCCTAAGTTAAAGGGCCTTGAGGGGATAGATTTTCACATCTCAGCCACCCATCCCGGGGCCAGGGAATATTTTAACCAGGGCATGATGCTCGCGTATGGCTTTAACCATGCTGAGGCTGCGCGTTCCTTTTATGAAGCCTCCCGGCTGGATAGTACCTGTGCTATGGCTTATTGGGGATTTGCGTATGTACTGGGGCCCAACTACAATGCCGGCATGGAAGAAGATAATTTTCAGCGGGCCTATGCCGCAGCAGTGAAGGCACAAGCGCTTTCAGCGAAGTGTATGCCGAAGGAAATAGCGTTGATCAATGCACTGGTCACCCGCTACGCGAAGGAGCCACCTGCCGACCGGCAGCCGCTGGATATTGCCTATGCGGCAGCCATGAAGAAGGTATATGAGCAGTTCCCTACAGATCCCGATATCGGGGCACTCTATGCGGAAGCATTGATGGATCTTCATCCCTGGGATCTATATGATAAGAAAACGAAGCAACCGCGTGCCTGGACACCGGAGCTGCTGAGCGTACTGGAACACCTCATCCAAATCAACCCCCGTCATCCGGGCGCCCATCATTTCTATATACATGCGCTCGAAGCATCTGCTACTCCCGAAAAGGCACTGGCAAGCGCGCAGGCGCTCGACACATTAGTGCGCGGAGCAGGGCATTTGCTGCATATGTCTTCACATATTTATATCAATACCGGCGATTACCACCTGGGTTCACTGTCGAATGTGCAGGCAGTGGCGGCAGATAGTAGTTATACGACTGCGTGCCACGCCCAGGGAGTATATCCGCTGGCTTATTATCCGCATAATTACCATTTTCTGGCGGCAACGGCTACACTGGAAGGCCATTCAAAGCTGGCGTGGATGGCGGCGAAGAAGCTACAGGCACATACTGCGGAAGATGTTATGCGGTTGCCGGGGTGGGGCACCCTGCAGCACTATTATACGATACCTTATTACATCGCCGTCAAGCTGGGTATGTGGGATACGATCTTTGCGCTGCCAGCTCCTGCAGAAGACCTTGTCTATCCGCAGGCTATCTGGCACTATGCAAGAGGGATGGCGTATCTGGGAAAGAATGATATCGCTGAAGCACAGCAGGAGATGGGCTGTCTGGGAAAGCTGGCGAGGGATACTACACTGAAAGATTTGACTGTCTGGAATATAAACACGATCGCTGATCTGGTACGAATTGCGGAGAAGGTATTATCTGCCGGAATAGCGGCGAAGCAGCGTAAGATGGATACAGCTATTGCTTTATTGCGAGAAGCGGTGGCCATGGAGGATCAGCTGAACTATAATGAACCTCCTGACTGGTTCTTCTCTGTCAGGCATCAGTTGGGGGCGGTATTACTCAAAGCTGGTAAATATAGAGAGGCGGAGGAAGTATATGTACGGGATTTGCAGATATGGAGAAAGAATGGCTGGGCTTTGATAGGGTTGTATCATGCATTGACAGGTCAACAAAAGACCAGTGAAGCAAAGCGGGTGAGAGCTGCGTTTGACCAGTCATGGCGGTATGCGGATATCACTATCGCATCATCTTCGGAAGTTATTAACTAG